CGCTGTTGGGCACCCTGCCGCCGATGGTCATGGCCGGCTGAACTCAGCTTCCCAGGTTGTACTCGATCAAATGTGGGAGGGGGCTTGCCCCCGATAGCGGTGTATCAGCTGAAAATAATCCTGACAGACACACCGTCATCGAGGGCAAGCCCCCTCCCACATTTGACTGTGCCCACTTTCCATTGAGATCGCCTGGTCATCCTACAACTTCTGCTTGACACGCCCCGAAAACCCCGCAAATATCCCGCCTAATGTTGTACGACAACGTATGACAAATAATAAAAACAACAAAAGAAAGGGAGCCTCACTGTGAGTCAATTCGCCCGCAATTCCTCCTGTCGCCTCGGTCTCATCAGCCTCGGCAGCCTCGCGTTCACCCTGCCCCTCACGGCCCACGCCGAAGGGTTTGTCGAAGACGCGAAAGCCACGCTCAACCTGCGCAACGCCTACTTCAACCGCAACTTCACCAACCCCACCAACCCCCAGGGCAAGGCCGAAGAGTGGACGCAGAACTTCATCCTGGATGCCAAGTCCGGCTACACCCGTGGCACCGTAGGGTTCGGTATTGACGTACTGGGCCTGTACTCGCAAAAGCTCGATGGCGGCAAAGGCACCGCCGGCACCCAGTTGCTGCCCGTGCACGATGACGGCCGCCCGGCCGATAACTTCGGACGCCTGGGCGTGGCGCTGAAAACCAGGTTATCGAAGACTGAATTGAAGGTCGGCGAATGGATGCCGGTACTGCCGATCCTGCGCTCCGATGACGGCCGCTCCCTGCCCCAGACCTTTCGCGGCGGCCAGGTGACGTCCAACGAGATTGCCGGCCTGACCCTCTACGGCGGCCAGTTCCGCGGCAACAGCCCGCGCAACGACGCGAGCATGGAAGACATGTTCATGAACGGCAGAGCCGCGTTCACCTCCGACCGTTTCAACTTCGGCGGCGCCGAATACACGTTCAATGACAAGCGCACCCAGGTCGGCCTATGGTACGCCGAACTCACCGATATCTATCAGCAGCAGTACCTCAACCTCACTCACAGCCAGCCGGTGGGCGACTGGACCCTGGGCGCCAACCTGGGTTTCTTCAATGGCAAGGAAGACGGCAGCGCGCTGGCCGGCGACCTCGATAACAAGACCGCCTTCGCCCTGCTCTCGGCCAGGTACGGCGGCAACACCTTCTACGTCGGCCTGCAAAAACTCACCGGCGACAGCGCGTGGATGCGCATCAACGGCACCAGCGGCGGCACCCTGGCCAACGACAGTTACAACGCCAGTTATGACAACGCCAAGGAAAAATCCTGGCAGTTGCGCCACGACTTCAACTTTGTGGTGCTCGGCATTCCCGGCTTGACCATGATGAACCGCTACATCAGCGGCAGTAACGTACACACCGGCGCAATCACCGATGGCAAGGAATGGGGCCGCGAGTCCGAGCTGGCCTACACCGTACAGAGTGGTGCGTTGAAGAATTTGAATGTGCGCTGGAGGAACTCGACCATGCGTCGGGATTTCAGCAACAACGAATTCGATGAGAACCGGATCTTCGTCAGCTATCCGATATCCCTGCTTTAACGCAGCAGACAGTCTGTCAGCCAGCGCAAAACCATTGTGGGAGGGGGCTTGTACACCGCCCTCTGTAGGAGCGAGCTTGCTCGCGAAAAACGTCAACGATTACGCGTGCTTTCTGAATGAACGCGGTGCCTGTGAATTTTTCGCGAGCAAGCTCGCTCCTACAAAAGTTAGCGGTGGCCAGTGAAAGATGTATTGGCAGACAGTCCCTCATCGGGGGCAAGTCGAATCGTCGCACCGCCCCTCCCACATTTGATCTCACAGGCTGGATGGACGTTGACAATACAGGGAATCCCTAACACTATTTCCTCATAGTCATACGACAACCTACAACAAAAATTGGAATGCCCATGACCACCATCACGCCCACTCCCTTCAACCGCATCCTGCTCACCGGCGCCGCCGGGGGCCTGGGCAAAGTCCTGCGCGAACGCATGCGCCCCTACGCCAAGGTACTGCGCCTGTCGGACATCGCCGACATGGCCCCCGCCGCCGCCCATGAAGAAGTGCAGCCCTGCGATCTTTCCGACAAACACGCCGTGCACCATCTGGTAGAAGGCGTCGATGCGATCCTGCATTTCGGCGGCGTGTCGGTGGAGCGTCCGTTTGAAGAAGTGCTCGGTGCCAACATCAGTGGCGTCTTCCACATCTACGAAGCCGCGCGCCGTCATGGGGTCAAGCGGGTGATTTTCGCCAGCTCCAACCATGTGATCGGTTTCTACAAGCAGGGCGAACAACTTGATGCCCATTCCCCACGCCGTCCGGACAGCTACTACGGACTGTCCAAGTCCTATGGCGAAGACATGGCGAGTTTCTACTTCGACCGCTACGGCATCCAGACCGTGAGCATTCGTATCGGCTCCTCGTTCCCGCAGCCGCAGAACCGCCGGATGATGCACACCTGGCTGAGCTTCGACGACCTGACCCAACTGCTCGAACGCGCGCTGTACACCCCAGACGTGGGGCATACCGTGGTCTACGGCATGTCGGATAACCTCGACACTTGGTGGGACAACCGCTACGCCGCGCACCTGGGCTTTGCACCCAGGGACAGCTCCGAAGTGTTCCGCGCCCAGGTCGAGGCCCAGCCGCCGGTGGCGGATGATGACCCGGCTAAAATCTACCAGGGCGGCGCGTTCTGCGCGGCAGGCCCGTTCGGTGACTGAGTTCACGGCAACCCAAGGGAATGAGTGGCGATGAGTGCAGAATTGATTGTCGACGCCCGCAACGCCGTGGGCGAATGCCCGGTGTGGGTGCCCGAGGAAAATGCCCTTTACTGGGTGGATATCCCCAACCGCTGCCTGCAGCGCTGGGATGCGGCCACAGGCCAGGTCGCAACGTGGCAAGCCCCGCAAATGCTCGCCTGTATTGCACGCACCGAGGCGGGCAACTGGGTCGCAGGGATGGAAACCGGCTTCTTCCAGCTCACCGCGCACAAGAACGGCAGCCTCGACACCACGCCCCTGGCAAGTGTCACGCATCCACGTCCGGACATGCGCCTCAACGACGGCCGCTGTGATCGCCAGGGCCGTTTCTGGGCCGGCAGCATGGTGCTGAACATGGGTTTGAACGCAGCCGAAGGCATCTTGTATCGCTACGCAGCAGGCTCGGCGCCCCATGCCCAACTGGACGGTTTCATTACCCTGAACGGCCTGGCCTTCAGCCCCGACGGCCGTACGATGTACGCATCGGACTCGCACCCATTGGTGCAGCAGATCTGGGCGTTCGACTACGACATCGATACCGGCACGCCGTCCAACCGCCGCGTATTCGTGGACATGCATCAATACCTCGGTCGGCCAGACGGCGCGGCGGTCGACGCGGACGGCTGCTATTGGATCTGTGCCAACGATGCCGGCCTGGTCCACCGCTTCACCCCGGACGGTCGCCTCGACCAGTCGCACCACGTACCGGTGAAAAAGCCCACCATGTGCGCCTTTGGCGGCAGTCGCCTGGACACCTTGTACGTCACCTCGATCCGTGACGACCCGAGTGAGCAGTCATTGTCCGGCGGCGTGTTCGCCCTCAACCCCGGCGTCCAGGGACTGCCCGAACCCCGCTTCATCCTCTAGCTGCATCGCTGTGCCTTGAATACAACAATAACAAGACAGGAATGAAACCCCATGGACTTCAAACGCACCTTGCTCGCCGCCACACTCGTCGCCCTCAGCAGCGCCGCCCACGCGCTGGAAATCAAATTCGCCGACATCCACCCCGCCGGCTACCCCACCGTCGTCGCCGAAGAAAACATGGGCAAGGCCCTGACCAAGGAAAGCAACGGCGAACTGACCTTCAAGTACTTCCCGGGCGGCGTGCTCGGCTCCGAGAAAGAGGTGGTCGAACAGGCCCAGGTCGGCGCCGTGCAGATGACCCGCGTCAGCCTCGGCATCGTCGGCCCGGTGGTGCCCGACGTCAATGTGTTCAACCTGCCCTTCGTGTTCCGTGACCAGGCGCACATGCGCAAGGTCATCGACGGCGAAATCGGCGATGAAATCCTCGCCAAGATCACCCACTCCGAGTTCGGCCTGGTCGCACTGGCCTGGATGGACGGTGGCACGCGCAACCTCTACACCAAGAAACCGGTGCGCAAGATCGAAGACCTCAAGGGCATGAAGATTCGCGTGCAGGGCAACCCGCTGTTCATTGATGCCTTCAACGCTATGGGCGCCAATGGCATCGCCATGGACACCGGCGAAATTTTCAGCGCCTTGCAGACCGGTGTGATCGACGGCGCGGAAAACAACCCGCCGACGCTGCTCGAGCACAACCACTACCAGAACGCCAAGTACTACACCCTCACCGAGCATCTGATCCTGCCCGAGCCCATCGTGATGTCGAAGATCACCTGGAACAAGCTCACCCCCGCGCAGCAGGACATGGTCAAAAAAGCCGCCAAGGCCGCCCAGGCTGACGAGCGCGTATTGTGGGACGCCAAGTCCGCCAGCAGTGAAGAAAAACTCAAGAAGGCCGGGGTCGAGTTCATCACTGTCGACAAAAAACCCTTCTATGACGCCACCGCACAGGTTCGCGCCAAGTACGGTGCGCCTTACGCCGACATCATCAAGCGTATCGACGCCGTTCAGTAACGCCCCCCTCCCAGACAAGGCCCGGCGCGGTCCGCTGCTTCAGCGAGCCGCGCCCGGTTACGGTGAACGCCATGAAGAATCTACTGCTGCGCATCAATGACCGCATCTACATGACCTGCATCTGGGTCGCCGGCCTCTCGGTCCTCGGGGTCGCACTGATCATTCCCTGGGGCATTTTCGCCCGCTACATCCTCGGCACCGGCTCAAGCTGGCCGGAGCCCACCGCCATCCTGCTGATGCTGGTGTTCACCTTCATCGGCGCCGCCGCCAGCTACCGCGCCGGTGCGCATATGTCGGTGGCCATGGTCACCGACCGCCTGCCTGCCACCCAACGCCGCGTCGTCGGCATTGTTTCGCAACTGCTGATGGGCACCATCTGCCTGTTCATGACGATCTGGGGCACCAAATTGTGCCTGTCCACCTGGAACCAGTTCATGAGCGCCATCCCTACCCTGCGCGTCGGCATCACCTATATGCCGATCCCGATTGGCGGCTTGCTGACCCTGATCTTCGTGGTGGAAAAACTGCTGCTGGGCGACCAGAGCAACCGGCGCGTGGTGCGCTTTGACCTGGTTGAAGAAAGCGAAGGGGCCGCCTGATATGGACGCATTGATTCTGTTGGGCAGTTTTATCGCCTTGATCCTGATCGGCATGCCGGTGGCCTACGCCCTGGGCTTGTCGGCGCTGATCGGCGCGTGGTGGATCGACATCCCGTTCCAGGCCCTGATGATCCAGGTGGCCGGCGGGGTGAACAAGTTTTCGCTGATGGCGATTCCGTTCTTCGTATTGGCCGGCGCGATCATGGCCGAGGGCGGCATGTCGCGGCGGCTGGTGGCGTTTGCCGGGGTGCTGGTGGGCTTTGTGCGTGGCGGTCTGTCCCTGGTCAACATCATGGCCTCGACCTTTTTCGGCGCGATCTCCGGGTCGTCGGTGGCCGATACCGCGTCGGTCGGTTCGGTGCTGATTCCGGAGATGGAGCGCCGGGGTTATCCCCGTGAGTTCGCAACGGCGGTGACGGTCAGCGGCTCGGTGCAGGCGCTGCTGACGCCACCGAGCCATAATTCGGTGCTCTACTCCCTGGCGGCGGGCGGCACCGTTTCCATCGCCTCGCTGTTCATGGCTGGCGTGGTGCCAGGCCTGTTGATGAGCGCGTGCCTGATGGTGCTGTGCCTGATCTTCGCGAAAAAACGCGACTACCCCAAAGGCGAAGTCATTCCCTTGAAGCAGGCGCTGAAGATCGCCGCCGATGCGCTATGGGGCCTGATGGCCATGGTGATCATCCTCGGCGGCATCCTGTCGGGTATCTTCACCGCCACCGAGTCGGCCGCGATTGCGGTGCTGTGGGCGTTTTTCGTGACCATGTTCATCTACCGCGACTACAAATGGCGCGAGCTGCCCAAGCTGATGCACCGCACGGTGCGCACCATTTCCATCGTGATGATCCTGATCGCCTTCGCCGCCAGCTTCGGCTACATCATGACCCTGATGCAAATCCCGGCGAAGATCACCACGCTGTTCCTGACCCTGTCGGACAACCGCTACGTGATCCTGATGTGCATCAACGTCATGCTGCTGTTGCTCGGCACCGTGATGGACATGGCGCCGCTGATCCTGATCCTCACGCCGATCCTGCTGCCGGTGATCCTCGGCATCGGCGTCGACCCGGTGCACTTCGGCATGATCATGCTGGTGAACCTCGGGATAGGCCTGATCACCCCGCCGGTGGGCGCGGTATTGTTCGTGGGCGCGGCGGTGGGCAAGGTCAGCATCGAGAAGACCGTGAAGGCGCTGCTGCCGTTTTATGCGGTGCTGTTTCTGGTGCTGATTGCGGTGACCTACATCCCGGCACTGTCGCTGTGGTTGCCAAGCGTGGTGCTGTAAACCCAATCTCAAGAACAAGGATGCTTGAATGTGGGAGGGGGCAAGCCCCCTCCCACATTTTGAGCAGCGCGGTATTTACCATTTCCTTAGGGCAGGCCAATCGTGATTGAGCTTTCGGACCCCTTCACCCATCTGGTGCTCGCCCCGGCCATCGGCGGCGCCATCGTGAACTGGACGGTACGCGCCACCGGCCAGCCGCTGCTGCGCCATAGCGATGAGCAGGCGATCACTACCGGTCTCCCGGGCAAATTGGGCTGCTACCCACTGGCGCCCTGGTCCAACCGTGTCGCCGAGGGAGGCTTCGACAACCCCGACGGCTGGCTGGCCCTCAAGCCCAACAGCCTCACTGACCCGCTGCCGATTCACGGCTCGGCCTGGAAACAGGCGTGGCAGGTGAGCAGCCAAACCGTAGATGAAGTGGTGTTGCACTTGCTTTGCGATACACCGTTCGCGTACCGCGCCGAGCAACGGTTTCGCTTGCGCGATGGCGTGCTGGCGATTGAATTGCGCGTGACTCATCTGGCCGAAAAAGCCGCGTGGCATGGGCTGGGGTTGCATCCGTACTTCCCGCGTCGTCCGGATACGCGATTGCAGGCCCAGGCATCGCAGGTGTGGATGAGCGATGCGGCCAAGCTGCCAACGCAATTGACGGCGGTGTCGCAGGATTGGGATTTCAGCCACACCAGAAAGCTGCCGCAAAGCCTGGTGGACAATGGATTCGTTGGCTGGGATGGGCACTGCCTGATCGAGCAGCCGCAGCTTGGGTACAGCCTCGAATGCCAGGCTACCGGCGCCGATTACTTCCTGTTGTATTGCCCGCCGGGGTTGGAATTTTTCTGCATCGAGCCGGTAAGCCATCCGGTAAATGCCCATCACTTGCCGGGAAGACCGGGCTTGAAGCTGCTGGAACAAGGTCAGTCAATTCACCTCAATTTCAACCTGAAATACACTCCAAATGTGGGAGGGGGCTTGCCCCCGATTGCAGTGGGTCAGTCTGAGCATCTTTGACTGAAACACCGCTATCGGGGGCAAGCCCCCTCCCACATTTTGCTCCCTGTTGTGTCAGGGTCAGGGGGGTGAATTTTTAAGGCGCCCGGCGGTGTCGATACTCACCACCACAGACAACCCCGGTCGCAACCGTTCACTTTCGGCCTGGTCAGGGTCGACAGTGATCCGCACCGGCACGCGCTGGGCGATCTTCACGAAATTGCCGGTGGCGTTGTCCGCCTGCAACAGGCTGAACTCCGACCCGGTCGCCGGAGAAATATGCTGCACCGTGCCGTGAAACCTGCGGTGGTTCAGCGCATCCACGGTGAAGGTCACTGGCTGGCCGACCTGCACATTGTCCATCTGGGTTTCTTTCATATTGGCGATCACCCACAACTGCTTGGGCACCAGCGCCATCAACTGCGCGCCGGAGTTGACGTAGGCCCCCAGGCGCACGCCAATCTGCCCCAACTGGCCATCCCGGGGCGCGGTGATGCGGGTGTTGGACAGGTCGATCCGGGCCAATTCCACCGCAGCCTCCGCACTGGCCACTGCCGCCTCCAGGGAGCCGCGATTGACGATCACCGTTTGCAGGTCCTGCCGCGCGATTTCCAGGCTGGCCTGGGCCTGGGCCACGGCGGCGACGGTCTGGGCATTGGCAGCGCGGGTGACGTCCAGCTCACGCCTGGACACTGAACCGTCGCTGATCAGCTCTTCATTGCGGCGCAGGTCGGCGGTGCTTTTGCGCGCCTGAGCCTGGCTGTCGACCAGCGCAGCCTGGCGCAACTTGATGGTCGCTTCGGCGCTGTTGCGTTGCTGCACCACATTGGCCAGCGAAGCCTTCTGCACCGCCAGTTGCGCCAAGGCCTGGTCCAGGCGCTGCTTGTAGATGCGGTCATCGAGACGCACCAGCAGGTCGCCGGCTTTCACATACTGGAAATCCTGCACCGGCACTTCGAATACATAGCCGCTGAGCTGCGGGCCGATGATCGTCACCTGCCCACGCACCAAAGCATTCTCGGTGGTTTCCACGGCGCTGCTGAACGGCGGCAGTTGCCACGCGTACAGCACGATCAGCACGCCGACAATGGCAACCGCGGCAAAGCCCAGGGACGAAAGGAGGCGTACTCGCAATGAACGCGGTTCGGTCACGGCGGCGCCCGGCGGCGTGGTGCCCTCGGGCGTGGAAGCGATGGCGTTGGTGGTCGTGGTCGTGGGTTCGGTCATGAAGAGGCGCCGACAGGTTGAACGGGAGGGGTTGCTGCTTTGGTGGTGCTCATCAGCCACAGGCTGCGGATAAAGATCCAGATCATGGTCAGGATCGCGATGATCGCAATCAACATGAAGACATCGTTGTACGCCATGACGTTCGCCTCACGGG
This genomic stretch from Pseudomonas orientalis harbors:
- a CDS encoding TRAP transporter substrate-binding protein; protein product: MDFKRTLLAATLVALSSAAHALEIKFADIHPAGYPTVVAEENMGKALTKESNGELTFKYFPGGVLGSEKEVVEQAQVGAVQMTRVSLGIVGPVVPDVNVFNLPFVFRDQAHMRKVIDGEIGDEILAKITHSEFGLVALAWMDGGTRNLYTKKPVRKIEDLKGMKIRVQGNPLFIDAFNAMGANGIAMDTGEIFSALQTGVIDGAENNPPTLLEHNHYQNAKYYTLTEHLILPEPIVMSKITWNKLTPAQQDMVKKAAKAAQADERVLWDAKSASSEEKLKKAGVEFITVDKKPFYDATAQVRAKYGAPYADIIKRIDAVQ
- a CDS encoding TRAP transporter small permease, whose amino-acid sequence is MKNLLLRINDRIYMTCIWVAGLSVLGVALIIPWGIFARYILGTGSSWPEPTAILLMLVFTFIGAAASYRAGAHMSVAMVTDRLPATQRRVVGIVSQLLMGTICLFMTIWGTKLCLSTWNQFMSAIPTLRVGITYMPIPIGGLLTLIFVVEKLLLGDQSNRRVVRFDLVEESEGAA
- a CDS encoding NAD-dependent epimerase/dehydratase family protein translates to MTTITPTPFNRILLTGAAGGLGKVLRERMRPYAKVLRLSDIADMAPAAAHEEVQPCDLSDKHAVHHLVEGVDAILHFGGVSVERPFEEVLGANISGVFHIYEAARRHGVKRVIFASSNHVIGFYKQGEQLDAHSPRRPDSYYGLSKSYGEDMASFYFDRYGIQTVSIRIGSSFPQPQNRRMMHTWLSFDDLTQLLERALYTPDVGHTVVYGMSDNLDTWWDNRYAAHLGFAPRDSSEVFRAQVEAQPPVADDDPAKIYQGGAFCAAGPFGD
- a CDS encoding aldose 1-epimerase, translated to MIELSDPFTHLVLAPAIGGAIVNWTVRATGQPLLRHSDEQAITTGLPGKLGCYPLAPWSNRVAEGGFDNPDGWLALKPNSLTDPLPIHGSAWKQAWQVSSQTVDEVVLHLLCDTPFAYRAEQRFRLRDGVLAIELRVTHLAEKAAWHGLGLHPYFPRRPDTRLQAQASQVWMSDAAKLPTQLTAVSQDWDFSHTRKLPQSLVDNGFVGWDGHCLIEQPQLGYSLECQATGADYFLLYCPPGLEFFCIEPVSHPVNAHHLPGRPGLKLLEQGQSIHLNFNLKYTPNVGGGLPPIAVGQSEHL
- a CDS encoding HlyD family secretion protein yields the protein MTEPTTTTTNAIASTPEGTTPPGAAVTEPRSLRVRLLSSLGFAAVAIVGVLIVLYAWQLPPFSSAVETTENALVRGQVTIIGPQLSGYVFEVPVQDFQYVKAGDLLVRLDDRIYKQRLDQALAQLAVQKASLANVVQQRNSAEATIKLRQAALVDSQAQARKSTADLRRNEELISDGSVSRRELDVTRAANAQTVAAVAQAQASLEIARQDLQTVIVNRGSLEAAVASAEAAVELARIDLSNTRITAPRDGQLGQIGVRLGAYVNSGAQLMALVPKQLWVIANMKETQMDNVQVGQPVTFTVDALNHRRFHGTVQHISPATGSEFSLLQADNATGNFVKIAQRVPVRITVDPDQAESERLRPGLSVVVSIDTAGRLKNSPP
- a CDS encoding TRAP transporter large permease, whose amino-acid sequence is MDALILLGSFIALILIGMPVAYALGLSALIGAWWIDIPFQALMIQVAGGVNKFSLMAIPFFVLAGAIMAEGGMSRRLVAFAGVLVGFVRGGLSLVNIMASTFFGAISGSSVADTASVGSVLIPEMERRGYPREFATAVTVSGSVQALLTPPSHNSVLYSLAAGGTVSIASLFMAGVVPGLLMSACLMVLCLIFAKKRDYPKGEVIPLKQALKIAADALWGLMAMVIILGGILSGIFTATESAAIAVLWAFFVTMFIYRDYKWRELPKLMHRTVRTISIVMILIAFAASFGYIMTLMQIPAKITTLFLTLSDNRYVILMCINVMLLLLGTVMDMAPLILILTPILLPVILGIGVDPVHFGMIMLVNLGIGLITPPVGAVLFVGAAVGKVSIEKTVKALLPFYAVLFLVLIAVTYIPALSLWLPSVVL
- a CDS encoding OprD family porin, which translates into the protein MSQFARNSSCRLGLISLGSLAFTLPLTAHAEGFVEDAKATLNLRNAYFNRNFTNPTNPQGKAEEWTQNFILDAKSGYTRGTVGFGIDVLGLYSQKLDGGKGTAGTQLLPVHDDGRPADNFGRLGVALKTRLSKTELKVGEWMPVLPILRSDDGRSLPQTFRGGQVTSNEIAGLTLYGGQFRGNSPRNDASMEDMFMNGRAAFTSDRFNFGGAEYTFNDKRTQVGLWYAELTDIYQQQYLNLTHSQPVGDWTLGANLGFFNGKEDGSALAGDLDNKTAFALLSARYGGNTFYVGLQKLTGDSAWMRINGTSGGTLANDSYNASYDNAKEKSWQLRHDFNFVVLGIPGLTMMNRYISGSNVHTGAITDGKEWGRESELAYTVQSGALKNLNVRWRNSTMRRDFSNNEFDENRIFVSYPISLL
- a CDS encoding SMP-30/gluconolactonase/LRE family protein, translated to MSAELIVDARNAVGECPVWVPEENALYWVDIPNRCLQRWDAATGQVATWQAPQMLACIARTEAGNWVAGMETGFFQLTAHKNGSLDTTPLASVTHPRPDMRLNDGRCDRQGRFWAGSMVLNMGLNAAEGILYRYAAGSAPHAQLDGFITLNGLAFSPDGRTMYASDSHPLVQQIWAFDYDIDTGTPSNRRVFVDMHQYLGRPDGAAVDADGCYWICANDAGLVHRFTPDGRLDQSHHVPVKKPTMCAFGGSRLDTLYVTSIRDDPSEQSLSGGVFALNPGVQGLPEPRFIL